In the genome of Actinomycetota bacterium, one region contains:
- a CDS encoding plastocyanin/azurin family copper-binding protein: MSHAADRPRPNPVWLLVVVLMVVLAVAGPVIMVRDQLADDAPAAPAAAAAAAGSTVKMAGLAFAPGTLTVARGSTVVFDNDDTAPHTVTARSGGVDSGVLDPGRQFSTTVTDGFDYFCSIHPSMTAKIAVTG; encoded by the coding sequence ATGAGCCATGCCGCCGATCGTCCACGCCCAAATCCGGTCTGGCTACTGGTCGTCGTCCTGATGGTGGTGCTGGCCGTGGCCGGCCCGGTGATCATGGTCCGCGACCAGCTCGCCGATGACGCCCCGGCCGCGCCCGCCGCCGCGGCCGCGGCCGCGGGGAGCACGGTGAAGATGGCCGGGCTGGCCTTCGCGCCCGGCACGCTCACGGTGGCCAGGGGCTCGACGGTGGTCTTCGACAACGACGACACCGCCCCTCACACGGTCACGGCGCGCTCCGGCGGGGTCGACTCGGGCGTGCTCGACCCGGGCCGGCAGTTCAGCACCACCGTCACCGACGGCTTCGACTACTTCTGCAGCATCCACCCCAGCATGACCGCCAAGATCGCCGTGACCGGCTGA
- a CDS encoding DUF6529 family protein has translation MDVIELLNDLTGGQLLLWKVLLTSVIFACAGLQVLLAARFYEASTVPPISTGAASRTHRLNGKLTVTLAVVVALSCLAGPAGPTSPTRVLLHSVFGSLVFGLLAAKYTVLKLWPAGGRFLPWIGSGLFLTFAAIWATSVADYVTAR, from the coding sequence GTGGACGTCATCGAGCTCCTCAACGACCTGACGGGCGGCCAGCTGCTGCTCTGGAAGGTGCTGCTGACCTCCGTGATCTTCGCCTGCGCGGGGCTCCAGGTGCTGCTGGCGGCCCGCTTCTACGAGGCGAGCACGGTGCCGCCCATCTCCACCGGGGCGGCGTCGCGGACCCACCGCCTGAACGGCAAGCTGACCGTCACCCTGGCCGTGGTGGTGGCCCTGTCCTGCCTGGCCGGGCCGGCCGGGCCGACCTCCCCGACCCGGGTGCTGCTCCACTCGGTGTTCGGGAGCCTGGTCTTCGGCCTGCTCGCGGCCAAGTACACGGTGCTGAAGCTGTGGCCGGCCGGCGGCCGCTTCCTGCCGTGGATCGGCAGCGGCCTGTTCCTGACCTTCGCCGCC